From a single Streptomyces rubradiris genomic region:
- a CDS encoding response regulator produces MIRVLVAEDQSAVRAGLALILGSAPDIEVAGEAADGEQAVELARRLRPDVVLMDVQMPVLDGVSATRRIVAEQLADVLVLTTFDLDEYVFGALRAGAAGFLLKHAEARELLEAVRTVARGEGVVAPAVTRRLIAEFAAGPVADRGTAADPAVLEDLTRREREVLGCVGEGLSNAEIAGRLDMAEGTVKTHVSRLLAKLGLRSRVQAAVLARELGL; encoded by the coding sequence ATGATCCGTGTCCTGGTCGCCGAGGACCAGTCCGCCGTCCGCGCCGGGCTGGCGCTGATCCTGGGCAGCGCGCCCGACATCGAGGTGGCCGGGGAGGCGGCGGACGGGGAGCAGGCGGTCGAACTGGCCCGCCGGCTGCGGCCGGACGTGGTGCTGATGGACGTGCAGATGCCGGTACTGGACGGGGTGTCCGCGACCCGGCGGATCGTGGCCGAGCAGCTCGCCGACGTCCTGGTGCTGACCACGTTCGACCTGGACGAGTACGTGTTCGGGGCGTTGCGGGCCGGGGCCGCGGGGTTCCTGTTGAAGCACGCGGAGGCGCGGGAGCTGCTGGAGGCGGTACGGACGGTGGCGCGCGGGGAGGGGGTGGTGGCACCGGCCGTGACCCGGCGGCTGATCGCCGAGTTCGCCGCGGGCCCGGTCGCGGACCGGGGTACGGCGGCCGACCCGGCGGTGCTGGAGGACCTGACCCGGCGGGAGCGGGAGGTGCTCGGCTGCGTCGGCGAGGGGCTGTCGAACGCGGAGATCGCCGGCCGCCTGGACATGGCGGAGGGCACGGTGAAGACGCACGTCAGCCGGTTGCTGGCCAAGCTGGGGCTGCGCAGCCGGGTGCAAGCCGCGGTGCTGGCCAGGGAGTTGGGGCTGTAG
- a CDS encoding glycoside hydrolase family 18 chitinase — translation MRFRHRAAAGFASLLLPLAGAVGLASPAQAASNATATFTKTSDWGSGFGGQWTVKNTGTSSISSWTVEWDFPSGTKVTSAWDATVTNSGDHWTAKNVGWNGTIAPGASVSFGFNGSGPGSPANCKLNGDSCDGSTQPGDAAPSAPGTPTASSVTDTSVKLSWSAATDDKGIKNYDVLRDGKKVATVTTTSYTDTGLTAGTDYSYSVQARDTADQTGPVSGAVKVHTTGGGSTEPPTGDKVKMGYFTEWGIYGRNYNVKNLVTSGSAAKITHINYAFGNVTGGKCAIGDSYADYDKAFTAENSVSGVADTWDQPLRGNFNQLRQLKAKYPHIKVLWSFGGWTWSGGFADAAKNPAAFAQSCYDLVEDPRWADVFDGIDIDWEYPNACGLTCDTSGPAAYKNLMAALRAKFGPDYLVTAATTADGTAGGKIDAADYAGAAQYLDWYNVMTYDFFGAWDAKGPTAPHSPLTSYDGIPKAGYTTADAIAKFKSIGVPAKKLLVGIGFYGRGWTGVTQDTPGGTATGPAAGTYEQGIEDYKVLKTSCPATGTVAGTAYAHCGTNWWSYDTPATIKSKMAWANTQGLGGAFFWEFSGDTSNGELVSAINDSL, via the coding sequence ATGCGCTTCAGACACAGAGCCGCGGCAGGGTTCGCGTCCCTGCTGCTCCCCCTGGCCGGCGCGGTCGGCCTCGCGAGCCCCGCCCAGGCCGCGTCCAACGCAACGGCCACCTTCACCAAGACCAGCGACTGGGGCTCCGGCTTCGGCGGCCAGTGGACCGTCAAGAACACCGGCACCAGCAGCATCAGCTCCTGGACCGTCGAGTGGGACTTCCCCTCCGGCACCAAGGTCACCTCGGCCTGGGACGCCACCGTCACCAACTCCGGTGACCACTGGACCGCCAAGAACGTCGGCTGGAACGGCACCATCGCCCCCGGCGCCTCCGTCTCCTTCGGCTTCAACGGCTCGGGCCCCGGCTCCCCGGCCAACTGCAAGCTGAACGGCGACAGCTGCGACGGCTCCACACAGCCGGGCGACGCCGCCCCGTCCGCCCCCGGCACCCCGACCGCCTCCTCCGTCACCGACACCTCGGTGAAGCTCTCCTGGAGCGCGGCCACCGACGACAAGGGCATCAAGAACTACGACGTGCTGCGCGACGGCAAGAAGGTCGCCACCGTCACCACCACCTCGTACACGGACACCGGCCTGACCGCCGGCACCGACTACTCCTACAGCGTGCAGGCCCGCGACACGGCCGACCAGACCGGCCCGGTCAGCGGCGCCGTCAAGGTGCACACCACCGGAGGCGGCAGCACCGAGCCGCCCACCGGTGACAAGGTGAAGATGGGCTACTTCACCGAGTGGGGCATCTACGGCCGCAACTACAACGTCAAGAACCTGGTGACGTCCGGCTCCGCAGCCAAGATCACGCACATCAACTACGCCTTCGGCAACGTCACCGGCGGCAAGTGCGCGATCGGCGACTCCTACGCCGACTACGACAAGGCGTTCACCGCCGAGAACTCGGTCAGCGGCGTCGCCGACACCTGGGACCAGCCGCTGCGCGGCAACTTCAACCAGCTGCGCCAGCTGAAGGCCAAGTACCCGCACATCAAGGTGCTGTGGTCGTTCGGCGGCTGGACCTGGTCCGGCGGCTTCGCGGACGCGGCCAAGAACCCGGCGGCCTTCGCGCAGTCCTGCTACGACCTGGTCGAGGACCCGCGCTGGGCCGATGTCTTCGACGGCATCGACATCGACTGGGAGTACCCGAACGCCTGCGGTCTGACCTGTGACACCAGCGGGCCCGCGGCCTACAAGAACCTGATGGCCGCGCTGCGCGCCAAGTTCGGCCCCGACTACCTGGTCACCGCCGCCACCACCGCCGACGGCACGGCCGGCGGCAAGATCGACGCCGCGGACTACGCGGGCGCCGCCCAGTACCTCGACTGGTACAACGTGATGACGTACGACTTCTTCGGTGCCTGGGACGCCAAGGGCCCGACCGCCCCGCACTCCCCGCTCACCTCGTACGACGGCATCCCGAAGGCGGGCTACACCACCGCCGACGCCATCGCCAAGTTCAAGTCGATCGGCGTGCCCGCCAAGAAGCTGCTCGTCGGCATCGGCTTCTACGGCCGCGGCTGGACCGGCGTCACCCAGGACACCCCGGGCGGCACGGCCACCGGCCCGGCGGCCGGCACCTACGAGCAGGGCATCGAGGACTACAAGGTCCTCAAGACCTCCTGCCCGGCCACCGGCACCGTCGCCGGCACGGCGTACGCGCACTGCGGCACCAACTGGTGGTCCTACGACACTCCCGCCACCATCAAGTCGAAGATGGCCTGGGCCAACACCCAGGGCCTCGGCGGAGCGTTCTTCTGGGAGTTCAGCGGCGACACCAGCAACGGCGAGCTGGTGAGCGCGATCAACGACAGCCTGTAA
- a CDS encoding DUF2550 domain-containing protein — protein sequence MVLALTVCGIVVALVVVGLFLFGLRRRLIQRSGGTFDCSLRWDVPEKPDTGGKGWSYGVARYNGDRIEWYRVFSYAVRPRRVLERAQIEVAGRRLPEGEEELALLSDAVVLACTHRGTRLELAMSEDALTGFLAWLEAAPPGQRVNVA from the coding sequence ATGGTCCTCGCTCTGACTGTGTGCGGAATCGTGGTCGCGCTCGTGGTGGTGGGGCTGTTCCTGTTCGGGCTGCGGCGCCGGCTCATCCAGCGCTCCGGCGGGACCTTCGACTGCTCGCTGCGCTGGGACGTCCCGGAGAAACCGGACACGGGCGGCAAGGGCTGGTCCTACGGCGTCGCCCGCTACAACGGCGACCGCATCGAGTGGTACCGGGTCTTCTCCTACGCCGTCCGTCCCCGCCGGGTCCTGGAGCGGGCGCAGATCGAGGTGGCCGGGCGCCGGCTGCCCGAGGGCGAGGAGGAGCTGGCGCTGCTCTCCGACGCGGTGGTACTGGCCTGTACGCATCGGGGAACCCGCCTCGAACTCGCCATGAGCGAAGACGCGCTGACCGGATTCCTCGCGTGGCTGGAAGCAGCCCCGCCCGGTCAGCGCGTCAATGTCGCTTAG
- a CDS encoding F0F1 ATP synthase subunit epsilon translates to MAAELHVELVAADRQVWSGEATLVVARTTSGDIGVMPGHQPLLGVLESGPVTIRTSEGGTVVAAVHGGFISFADNKLSLLAEIAELSDEIDVQRTERELERAKAEGDAAAERRADVRLRAAAAR, encoded by the coding sequence TTGGCTGCTGAGCTGCACGTCGAGCTGGTCGCCGCCGACCGCCAGGTCTGGTCCGGCGAGGCCACCCTGGTCGTCGCGCGCACCACGTCCGGCGACATCGGCGTCATGCCCGGTCACCAGCCGCTGCTCGGTGTGCTGGAGTCGGGCCCGGTGACCATCCGTACGAGTGAAGGTGGAACGGTCGTCGCCGCGGTGCACGGCGGTTTCATCTCGTTCGCGGACAACAAGCTGTCCCTGCTGGCCGAGATCGCCGAGCTGTCGGACGAGATCGACGTCCAGCGCACGGAGCGGGAGCTGGAGCGGGCGAAGGCGGAGGGCGACGCCGCCGCCGAGCGCCGCGCGGACGTCCGACTGCGTGCTGCGGCGGCGCGCTGA
- the atpD gene encoding F0F1 ATP synthase subunit beta, protein MTTTVETATATGRVARVIGPVVDVEFPVDAMPDIYQALNVEVADPANEGQKKTLTLEVAQHLGDGLVRTISMQPTDGLVRQAPVVDTGAPISVPVGDFTKGKVFNTLGEVLNVDESYEGERWPIHRKAPNFDELESKTEMFETGVKVIDLLTPYVKGGKIGLFGGAGVGKTVLIQEMIYRVANNHDGVSVFAGVGERTREGNDLIEEMTDSGVIDKTALVFGQMDEPPGTRLRVALAGLTMAEYFRDVQKQDVLFFIDNIFRFTQAGSEVSTLLGRMPSAVGYQPNLADEMGLLQERITSTRGHSITSMQAIYVPADDLTDPAPATTFAHLDATTVLSRPISEKGIYPAVDPLDSTSRILDPRYISQDHYNAAMRVKTILQKYKDLQDIIAILGIDELGEEDKLVVHRARRVERFLSQNTHVAKQFTGVDGSDVPLDESIAAFNAICDGEYDHFPEQAFFMCGGLDDLKKNAKELGVS, encoded by the coding sequence ATGACCACCACTGTTGAGACCGCGACGGCTACGGGCCGCGTCGCCCGGGTCATCGGCCCGGTCGTCGACGTGGAGTTCCCCGTCGACGCGATGCCGGACATCTACCAGGCACTGAACGTCGAGGTCGCCGACCCGGCGAACGAGGGTCAGAAGAAGACCCTGACCCTTGAGGTCGCCCAGCACCTGGGTGACGGCCTGGTCCGCACCATCTCCATGCAGCCGACCGACGGTCTGGTCCGCCAGGCCCCGGTCGTCGACACCGGCGCGCCGATCTCGGTGCCGGTCGGCGACTTCACCAAGGGCAAGGTGTTCAACACCCTCGGTGAGGTGCTGAACGTCGACGAGTCCTACGAGGGCGAGCGCTGGCCGATCCACCGCAAGGCGCCGAACTTCGACGAGCTCGAGTCGAAGACCGAGATGTTCGAGACGGGCGTCAAGGTCATCGACCTGCTCACCCCGTACGTCAAGGGCGGCAAGATCGGTCTGTTCGGCGGCGCCGGCGTCGGCAAGACGGTGCTCATCCAGGAGATGATCTACCGTGTCGCCAACAACCACGACGGTGTCTCCGTGTTCGCCGGTGTCGGCGAGCGCACCCGTGAGGGCAACGACCTCATCGAGGAGATGACCGACTCGGGCGTCATCGACAAGACCGCGCTGGTCTTCGGTCAGATGGACGAGCCCCCGGGCACCCGTCTGCGCGTCGCGCTGGCCGGCCTCACCATGGCCGAGTACTTCCGTGACGTCCAGAAGCAGGACGTGCTGTTCTTCATCGACAACATCTTCCGCTTCACGCAGGCCGGTTCCGAGGTCTCCACGCTGCTCGGCCGCATGCCGTCCGCGGTGGGTTACCAGCCGAATCTGGCCGACGAGATGGGTCTCCTCCAGGAGCGCATCACCTCGACCCGCGGTCACTCGATCACCTCGATGCAGGCGATCTACGTCCCCGCCGACGACCTGACCGACCCGGCCCCGGCCACCACCTTCGCCCACCTCGACGCGACGACGGTGCTCTCCCGTCCGATCTCCGAGAAGGGCATCTACCCGGCCGTGGACCCGCTGGACTCCACGTCCCGGATTCTGGACCCGCGCTACATCTCGCAGGACCACTACAACGCGGCCATGCGCGTGAAGACGATCCTGCAGAAGTACAAGGACCTCCAGGACATCATCGCGATCCTCGGTATCGACGAGCTGGGCGAGGAGGACAAGCTGGTCGTCCACCGCGCCCGTCGGGTGGAGCGCTTCCTGTCCCAGAACACCCACGTCGCCAAGCAGTTCACCGGCGTGGACGGCTCGGACGTGCCGCTGGACGAGTCGATCGCCGCGTTCAACGCGATCTGCGACGGCGAGTACGACCACTTCCCCGAGCAGGCCTTCTTCATGTGCGGTGGTCTCGACGACCTCAAGAAGAACGCCAAGGAGCTGGGCGTCTCCTGA
- a CDS encoding F0F1 ATP synthase subunit gamma — protein sequence MGAQLRVYKRRIRSVSATKKITKAMEMIAASRVVKAQRKVAASTPYATELTRAVTAVGTGSNTKHPLTTEAENPTRAAVLLLTSDRGLAGAFNSNAIKAAEQLTERLEREGKQVDTYIVGRRGVAHYNFRERKVAESWSGFTDEPTYADAKKVAAPLIEAIQKDTAEGGVDELHMVFTEFVSMMTQTALDARLLPLRLDEVAEEVKPQGEILPLYDFEPSAEDVLDALLPRYVESRVYNALLQSAASKHAATRRAMKSATDNAGELINTLSRLANAARQAEITQEISEIVGGASALADATAGSDR from the coding sequence ATGGGAGCCCAGCTCCGGGTCTACAAGCGTCGCATCCGATCCGTCAGCGCGACCAAGAAGATCACCAAGGCGATGGAGATGATCGCCGCCTCGCGCGTCGTCAAGGCGCAGCGCAAGGTGGCGGCCTCCACGCCGTACGCGACCGAGCTGACGCGCGCGGTCACGGCGGTGGGCACGGGTTCGAACACCAAGCACCCGCTCACCACGGAGGCGGAGAACCCGACCCGCGCCGCGGTCCTGCTCCTGACGAGCGACCGCGGTCTGGCCGGCGCCTTCAACTCCAACGCCATCAAGGCCGCGGAGCAGCTGACCGAGCGCCTGGAGCGCGAGGGCAAGCAGGTCGACACGTACATCGTCGGCCGGCGTGGTGTCGCCCACTACAACTTCCGTGAGCGCAAGGTCGCGGAGTCGTGGAGCGGCTTCACCGACGAGCCGACGTACGCGGACGCCAAGAAGGTGGCGGCGCCGCTGATCGAGGCCATCCAGAAGGACACGGCCGAGGGCGGTGTGGACGAGCTCCACATGGTCTTCACCGAGTTCGTCTCGATGATGACGCAGACGGCGCTCGACGCCCGGCTGCTGCCGCTGCGCCTCGACGAGGTCGCCGAGGAGGTCAAGCCCCAGGGCGAGATCCTCCCGCTGTACGACTTCGAGCCCTCGGCGGAGGACGTCCTCGACGCCCTGCTGCCGCGCTACGTGGAGAGCCGCGTGTACAACGCGCTGCTCCAGTCGGCCGCTTCGAAGCACGCCGCCACGCGGCGCGCGATGAAGTCGGCCACCGACAACGCGGGCGAGCTGATCAACACGCTCTCCCGTCTTGCCAACGCGGCCCGCCAGGCCGAAATCACCCAGGAAATCAGCGAGATCGTCGGTGGCGCGAGCGCCCTGGCCGACGCGACCGCGGGGAGTGACCGATAA
- the atpA gene encoding F0F1 ATP synthase subunit alpha, translating to MAELTIRPEEIRDALENFVQSYKPDAASREEVGTVTLAGDGIAKVEGLPSAMANELLKFEDGTLGLALNLEEREIGAIVLGEFSGIEEGQPVTRTGEVLSVAVGEGYLGRVVDPLGNPIDGLGEIETDGRRALELQAPTVMQRKSVHEPMETGYKAVDAMTPIGRGQRQLIIGDRQTGKTALAVDTIINQRDNWRSGDPKKQVRCIYVAIGQKGSTIAGVRRALEENGALEYTTIVAAPASDPAGFKYLAPYTGSAIGQHWMYQGKHVLIIFDDLSKQADAYRAVSLLLRRPPGREAYPGDVFYLHSRLLERCAKLSDDMGAGSMTGLPIVETKANDVSAFIPTNVISITDGQCFLESDLFNAGQRPALNVGISVSRVGGSAQHKAMKQVSGRLRVDLAQFRELEAFAAFGSDLDAASKAQLERGQRMVELLKQDQYQPMSTEDQVVSVWAGTTGKMDDVPVADIRRFEKELLEYLHRSEQGLMTSIREGGKMSDDTLTAVADAIAAFKKQFETSDGKLLGEDTPAAASK from the coding sequence ATGGCGGAGCTCACGATCCGGCCGGAGGAGATCCGGGACGCGCTGGAGAACTTCGTCCAGTCGTACAAGCCGGACGCGGCCTCGCGCGAGGAGGTCGGTACGGTCACCCTTGCCGGCGACGGCATCGCGAAGGTCGAGGGCCTCCCCTCGGCCATGGCCAACGAACTGCTGAAGTTCGAGGACGGCACCCTCGGCCTCGCGCTCAACCTGGAAGAGCGCGAGATCGGCGCCATCGTCCTCGGTGAGTTCAGCGGCATCGAGGAGGGTCAGCCGGTCACCCGTACCGGTGAGGTCCTCTCCGTCGCGGTCGGCGAGGGCTACCTCGGCCGTGTCGTCGACCCGCTCGGCAACCCGATCGACGGCCTCGGCGAGATCGAGACCGACGGCCGCCGCGCCCTTGAGCTGCAGGCCCCCACGGTCATGCAGCGCAAGTCGGTGCACGAGCCGATGGAGACGGGCTACAAGGCCGTCGACGCGATGACCCCGATCGGCCGCGGTCAGCGTCAGCTGATCATCGGTGACCGCCAGACCGGCAAGACCGCCCTGGCCGTCGACACGATCATCAACCAGCGCGACAACTGGCGCTCGGGCGACCCCAAGAAGCAGGTCCGCTGCATCTACGTCGCCATCGGCCAGAAGGGCTCCACCATCGCCGGTGTGCGCCGCGCGCTGGAGGAGAACGGCGCCCTGGAGTACACGACCATCGTCGCCGCCCCGGCGTCCGACCCGGCCGGCTTCAAGTACCTGGCGCCGTACACCGGTTCGGCCATCGGCCAGCACTGGATGTACCAGGGCAAGCACGTCCTGATCATCTTCGACGACCTGTCGAAGCAGGCCGACGCCTACCGCGCCGTGTCGCTGCTGCTGCGCCGGCCGCCGGGCCGTGAGGCCTACCCGGGTGACGTCTTCTACCTGCACTCCCGGCTGCTGGAGCGCTGCGCCAAGCTCTCCGACGACATGGGTGCGGGTTCGATGACCGGTCTGCCGATCGTCGAGACCAAGGCCAACGACGTCTCGGCGTTCATCCCGACCAACGTCATCTCCATCACCGACGGCCAGTGCTTCCTGGAGTCGGACCTGTTCAACGCCGGTCAGCGTCCCGCGCTGAACGTCGGTATCTCCGTCTCCCGAGTCGGTGGTTCCGCCCAGCACAAGGCGATGAAGCAGGTCTCCGGCCGCCTCCGCGTCGACCTCGCCCAGTTCCGTGAGCTGGAGGCCTTCGCCGCCTTCGGTTCCGACCTGGACGCCGCCTCCAAGGCCCAGCTGGAGCGCGGTCAGCGCATGGTCGAGCTGCTGAAGCAGGACCAGTACCAGCCGATGTCCACCGAGGACCAGGTCGTCTCCGTCTGGGCCGGCACCACCGGCAAGATGGACGACGTTCCGGTCGCCGACATCCGCCGCTTCGAGAAGGAGCTGCTGGAGTACCTGCACCGCAGCGAGCAGGGCCTCATGACCTCCATCCGTGAGGGCGGCAAGATGTCCGACGACACGCTCACGGCCGTCGCCGACGCGATCGCGGCCTTCAAGAAGCAGTTCGAGACCTCGGACGGCAAGCTGCTCGGCGAGGACACTCCTGCCGCTGCTTCCAAGTGA
- a CDS encoding F0F1 ATP synthase subunit delta → MNGASREALAAARERLDALTDSTSVDAAQLADELAAVTALLDREAGLRRVLTDPAQPGEAKAQLVQRLIGGQVSGPTADLLSGLARSRWSQPRDLVDALEELADIADLTAAEKTGTLDDVEDELFRFGRIVASSTGLRAALTDRAAGTSAKTELLHRLLGGRAKPATERLVTRLATAPRGRSLEAGLESLSKLAAERRNRVVAVVTSAVPLSDGQKQRLGAALTKLYGRRMHLNLDVDPEVIGGIRVQVGDEVINGSLADRLDEAARRMAS, encoded by the coding sequence ATGAACGGAGCGAGCCGCGAGGCACTGGCAGCCGCACGGGAGCGTCTGGACGCGCTGACGGACTCCACGTCCGTGGACGCCGCGCAGCTCGCCGACGAGCTGGCGGCCGTCACCGCGCTGCTCGACCGCGAGGCCGGCCTGCGCCGGGTCCTCACCGACCCGGCGCAGCCCGGAGAGGCGAAGGCCCAGCTGGTCCAGCGTCTGATCGGCGGCCAGGTCAGCGGTCCGACCGCCGACCTGCTGTCCGGGCTGGCCCGGTCCCGCTGGTCGCAGCCGCGCGACCTGGTGGACGCGCTGGAGGAGCTGGCGGACATCGCCGACCTCACGGCCGCGGAGAAGACGGGCACGCTCGACGACGTCGAGGACGAGCTCTTCCGGTTCGGCCGGATCGTCGCCTCCAGCACCGGGCTGCGCGCCGCGCTCACCGACCGCGCCGCCGGCACCTCGGCCAAGACCGAGCTGCTGCACCGGCTGCTGGGCGGGCGGGCCAAGCCGGCCACCGAGCGACTGGTGACGCGCCTGGCCACCGCGCCGCGTGGACGTAGCCTGGAAGCGGGACTGGAGTCCCTGTCCAAGCTCGCCGCCGAGCGCCGGAACCGCGTGGTCGCCGTCGTCACCTCGGCGGTGCCGCTGAGCGACGGGCAGAAGCAGCGCCTCGGTGCCGCCCTGACCAAGCTCTACGGCCGTCGGATGCACCTCAACCTGGACGTCGACCCCGAGGTCATCGGCGGCATCCGGGTGCAGGTCGGTGACGAGGTCATCAACGGCTCCCTCGCGGACCGGCTCGACGAGGCCGCCCGCCGCATGGCGAGCTAG